The sequence CCCGGACTCACCGTTCCGCAAATACACCCTCTACGCCGCGATCTACGGCGATGAGGGCTACCTGAAATACGACTTGCCCAATATCGAGTTGGCTTTGCAGTACGAGAAGGAGTTCCCGCAGGGGCCGTACATCAGTGATGTTTTATACGTGCTGGGTGGGTTCTACCATGACAAATATTTTTGCCTGCTGTGGATGAAAGCACAGGACAACCGTTACGAATGCAGTTGCAGCTTCGATGAGACGGTGCACCCTTACCGGACGCTGGAGGAACAGATCGAGGAGACGAAAGCTCTGGCGATAAGCTACTGGGAGAAACTGGCGCGCTACAAGCCGCAGCTTTCCAGCGAGATCATCGGATGCATCAACGCGGGGCAGGACAACCACTCGTTCAACTGCCCGGACTGAGCGCGGGCTCAGGCCCGGAAAACCTCCTCGTACATCCGGTAATGGGCCTCGCGCATGCCCAGGCTTTCATAGGTCTGCCGGGCCGCCGTGTTGTCCGTCTCCACGTACAGGCGCAGGCCGCAGACCAGACGGTCGGCTTGGGCCAGCTCGCGCACGCGGCTGTACATGGCCCGGTAGATGCCCTTGCGGCGGTGCTCCGGGCTCACGTACACGCTCTGCACCCACCAGAACAGGCCGTTGCGCCAGTCGCTCCACTCGTAGGTGACCAGCAGGCAGGCCGCGGGCTCGCCGCTCCACTCGGCCACGAGGTAGAAACCATACTCCGGCCGTGCGATCAGGCCCTCCACCCCGGCCAGAAGGCGCGCCCGGTCCAGGGCGCGCCCCTCGGTCTCCTCGGCCATGGCGGCGTTGAACCGTGCGATCAGCGCGGAGTCCGCGGCCACGGCCGGGCGGATGGCAAGCGTAGCGGTTCCCTCCCCGGCCCCGCTCACTTGCGTACCAGCTTGCGGTAACGGCTGCGCCGGTTCTCGAACAGGCCCGAGCCCAGCTCTTTCTTGCGCCATTCCTCATAGTCCCGGAAATTCCCGTCGAACCAGCGCACCTGGCCCCCACCCTCGAACACCAGCAGGTGGGTGCAGATACGGTCGAGGAAGAAACGGTCGTGGCTGATTACCAGGGCGCAGCCGCTGAAATCGAGGATCGCCTCCTCCAGCATGCGCAGGGTGTTGACATCCAGGTCGTTGGTCGGCTCATCCAGCAACAGCACGTTGCCGCCGACTTTCAGCACCTTGGCCAGTTGGCAGCGGTTGGTCTCGCCGCCCGAGAGCTGGCCCACGGTTTTCTGCTGGTCGGGGCCGCGGAACCCGAAGAGCGACAGATAGCGCCGTAGCGGCATGCTGCGCTTGCCCAGGCTGACCTCGCTCGCGCCCTCGCCGATCTCATCCAGCAGGCTGCGGCCCTGGTCGAGGCCGCTGCGCTCCTGCTCGGAGTAGGCGATCTTCACGCTCTTGCCCACCACCACCTCGCCCGTGTCGGGCTTCTCGGCCCCGGTGATCAGGCGGAACAGGGTGGTCTTGCCCGCGCCGTTGGGCCCCACCAGCCCCACGATCGCGCCCTTGGGCACCGAGAAGTTGAGGTCGCGGATCACCGGCTCGCCGCCGGCGTAGGCCTTTGTCACCCCGCGCAGCTCGATCACCTGGTCGCCCAGCTCGGGGCCGGGGGCGATCTGGATCAGCTCGCTCTCCTCGGAGGACTCACGGGCCACCAGCTTCTCGAACTCGCGCAGACGGTTCTGGCTCAGGTCGTGACGGTCCTTGTTGTTCATCCGGATCCAGGCCAGCTCGCGCTCCAGCATACGGTAGCGGGGGGATTCCTTTTTCTCCTGGCCCAGCAGCTTTTGCAGTTTCTGCTCGATCCAGGTGCTGTAGTTGCCCTCCCAGGGCACCCCGTGGCCGCCATCCAGCTCCAGTATCCAGCGGGTGATGTTGTCCAGGAAATAGCGGTCGTGGGTGACCACGATCACGGTGCCGGGGTAGTCGACGAGCTGGGATTCGAGCCAGTCGACAGTTTCGGGGTCCAGGTGGTTGGTGGGCTCATCCAGCAGAAGGAGGTCGGGCTGCTCGAGCAGGGCCTTGCACAGGGCCACGCGCCGTCGCTCGCCGCCCGACAGGCTGTCCACGATCCGCTCGTCATCCGGCAGCATCAGGGCCTCGGCGGCCTGCTTGAGCTTGGTGTCCAGGTTCCAGGCATCCACGGCGTCCAGCTTTTCCTGCAGCTCGCCCATGCGGTCCAGGGCTTTCTGCATCTGGTCGTCATCCAGCGGCTCGCCCATCTTGGCGGTCACTTCCTCGTACTCGCGCATGAGGGCCATCGTGCCAGCGAAAGCCTGCTCCAGGTTTTCGCGCACCGTTTTGTCGCCGTCCAGCTCC is a genomic window of bacterium containing:
- a CDS encoding GNAT family N-acetyltransferase; amino-acid sequence: MSGAGEGTATLAIRPAVAADSALIARFNAAMAEETEGRALDRARLLAGVEGLIARPEYGFYLVAEWSGEPAACLLVTYEWSDWRNGLFWWVQSVYVSPEHRRKGIYRAMYSRVRELAQADRLVCGLRLYVETDNTAARQTYESLGMREAHYRMYEEVFRA
- the ettA gene encoding energy-dependent translational throttle protein EttA; this translates as MEQYIFTMLRLNKFYGQKQVLKDINLCFFPGAKIGIVGENGSGKSTVLRIMAGLDEEFQGRAEITKGFRAGMVAQDPELDGDKTVRENLEQAFAGTMALMREYEEVTAKMGEPLDDDQMQKALDRMGELQEKLDAVDAWNLDTKLKQAAEALMLPDDERIVDSLSGGERRRVALCKALLEQPDLLLLDEPTNHLDPETVDWLESQLVDYPGTVIVVTHDRYFLDNITRWILELDGGHGVPWEGNYSTWIEQKLQKLLGQEKKESPRYRMLERELAWIRMNNKDRHDLSQNRLREFEKLVARESSEESELIQIAPGPELGDQVIELRGVTKAYAGGEPVIRDLNFSVPKGAIVGLVGPNGAGKTTLFRLITGAEKPDTGEVVVGKSVKIAYSEQERSGLDQGRSLLDEIGEGASEVSLGKRSMPLRRYLSLFGFRGPDQQKTVGQLSGGETNRCQLAKVLKVGGNVLLLDEPTNDLDVNTLRMLEEAILDFSGCALVISHDRFFLDRICTHLLVFEGGGQVRWFDGNFRDYEEWRKKELGSGLFENRRSRYRKLVRK